From Marinilabiliales bacterium, a single genomic window includes:
- a CDS encoding ribonuclease HI, translated as MAETTEITVYTDGAAQGNPGPGGYGVVLMSGKHRKEISQGYKLTTNNRMELLAVIVALEALKIAGSRVTVYTDSRYVADAVEKGWVFGWEKKDFKKKKNPDLWKRFLEVYRKHSVKFVWVKGHANIRENEVCDRLAVEASRSPDLLEDKGYEQDNGLQ; from the coding sequence ATGGCTGAAACTACTGAAATAACGGTTTATACCGACGGTGCCGCACAGGGTAATCCCGGCCCGGGCGGCTATGGAGTGGTCCTTATGTCCGGCAAGCACCGCAAGGAGATATCACAGGGATATAAGCTTACCACAAACAACCGGATGGAACTCCTTGCGGTTATCGTTGCCCTTGAAGCTCTGAAAATAGCGGGAAGCAGGGTGACTGTCTATACTGACTCCCGGTATGTTGCCGATGCCGTGGAAAAAGGCTGGGTATTCGGCTGGGAAAAAAAGGATTTCAAAAAAAAGAAGAACCCCGACCTGTGGAAACGTTTCCTTGAGGTATACCGCAAACATTCTGTAAAGTTTGTCTGGGTCAAAGGCCATGCAAACATCAGGGAGAATGAGGTATGCGACCGCCTTGCAGTCGAAGCAAGCAGATCACCTGATCTGCTTGAGGACAAAGGGTATGAACAGGATAACGGACTTCAGTAG